The Synechococcus sp. MVIR-18-1 region GTTCTGCGGACCCGGCAACCGCGATGGAGTCCCTTTTTGTCCGCCTTGATGCTGGAAGATGCCAATCAGCTTGAGTCACTGGCAGAACTAAAGATCAGCCGAGATGGCGGCTACCCAGGAGCAGAGCGCAAACGGTTGCTGATCCAACACGCAACCTCCCTAGAACCGGAGCCCCCTTGCCCTCTAGCGGGTCTCAACGTGGAGGGGAACTTCCTGTTCGATCCAACCTCACCCGACGAGATGCGTCTGGCCCTGCAACGCATCGGGATCGCAGACGAGTCCCTCGGCGATCTATGGATTCGTGGAGACAGAGGTGCCCAGGCCATTTGCACAGCGGACGCCGCCGCCCTGCTGCAGGGACAACAAGGCAGCCTTCGCGAGGTGATCATCTCCTGCGAATCCTTGCCCCTCGAGGCACTGCAATGGCCTGTTCAGAGAGTCGCTCGCCGGTTGAGCAGCGTTGAGGCCTCATGCCGCCTTGATGCCATTGCCTCTGCAGGCTTTGGCATCTCCCGATCCAAAGTCGTCAAACAAATCAAAGAAGGGCGCTTGCGGCTCAACTGGGAACCCGTGCGGCTAGCGAGTCGC contains the following coding sequences:
- a CDS encoding photosystem II S4 domain protein, yielding MSLPREALLRSCGHPTTMAALIDIAEDVLRTRQPRWSPFLSALMLEDANQLESLAELKISRDGGYPGAERKRLLIQHATSLEPEPPCPLAGLNVEGNFLFDPTSPDEMRLALQRIGIADESLGDLWIRGDRGAQAICTADAAALLQGQQGSLREVIISCESLPLEALQWPVQRVARRLSSVEASCRLDAIASAGFGISRSKVVKQIKEGRLRLNWEPVRLASRDLKVGDRLQLQERGSIEVLNIERTKRERWRVDILRQ